The Gammaproteobacteria bacterium genome has a segment encoding these proteins:
- a CDS encoding MerR family DNA-binding transcriptional regulator yields the protein MSSRPLTIGALARRLNVSTSMLRFYEREGLLAPERRSASGYRLYPASAEKTLLFIRRAQRLGFSLNDIKLLQHGGSNKGRDDVMNIAEQRFLDIERRLTEMLVLRHELEFFLEDLTERVGRAAGGPTGRLYRELLNQVCGHEARHKAPSSLARLIKRLGCALATAERDKVFATLRGRHIHIWREDDGYSILVASRDPQVEKALRQLAASEANCEVHVEPRVSEADEGFLFQVRGPNSFLFAQLFLALETAET from the coding sequence ATGTCCAGCAGACCGCTCACCATCGGCGCCCTTGCACGACGACTCAACGTATCGACCTCGATGCTGCGTTTCTACGAGCGCGAGGGCCTGCTGGCACCGGAACGACGCAGCGCCTCCGGATACCGGCTGTATCCGGCCAGCGCAGAGAAAACGCTGCTCTTCATTCGCCGCGCACAGCGGCTCGGGTTTTCACTGAACGACATCAAGCTGCTGCAGCACGGTGGCAGCAACAAGGGTCGCGACGACGTGATGAATATCGCCGAGCAGCGTTTCCTCGACATCGAGCGACGCCTCACCGAGATGCTTGTGCTGCGCCACGAGCTCGAGTTCTTTCTCGAGGACCTGACCGAGCGTGTCGGACGCGCTGCCGGAGGCCCGACCGGCAGGCTTTATCGCGAGCTCCTGAACCAGGTGTGCGGACACGAAGCGCGGCACAAGGCGCCCTCCTCGCTGGCCCGCCTCATCAAGCGACTCGGCTGCGCGCTCGCGACCGCCGAACGCGACAAGGTGTTCGCAACGCTGCGCGGCCGCCATATCCATATCTGGCGCGAGGACGACGGCTATTCGATCCTCGTCGCGAGTCGCGACCCCCAGGTCGAGAAAGCCCTGCGCCAGCTCGCTGCGAGCGAGGCTAACTGCGAGGTTCACGTCGAACCGCGTGTCTCAGAGGCCGATGAGGGTTTCCTGTTCCAGGTGCGCGGGCCGAACTCTTTTCTCTTCGCGCAACTGTTTCTGGCGCTAGAGACGGCCGAGACCTGA